Proteins encoded by one window of Streptacidiphilus sp. PB12-B1b:
- a CDS encoding multidrug efflux SMR transporter produces the protein MPYLFLALAISSEICATVSMKYSEGFTRLLPSIVVVVGYVFSFAMLSQALKHIPVSTAYAIWSGAGTAVVAAIGFSFLGEGLNTLKVVGISLIIAGVVALNLGGASH, from the coding sequence ATGCCCTACCTGTTCCTGGCCCTGGCGATCTCCAGCGAGATCTGCGCGACCGTCTCGATGAAGTACAGCGAGGGCTTCACCAGACTGCTGCCCAGCATCGTGGTGGTGGTGGGCTACGTCTTCTCGTTCGCCATGCTCAGCCAGGCACTGAAGCACATCCCGGTGAGCACCGCGTACGCCATCTGGTCCGGGGCGGGCACGGCCGTGGTGGCCGCCATCGGCTTCTCCTTCCTCGGCGAGGGCCTGAACACGCTGAAGGTGGTCGGGATCTCGCTGATCATCGCGGGCGTGGTGGCGCTCAACCTGGGCG